The Ruminococcaceae bacterium BL-4 region GCAGGATCGGCCCAATTGCCTCAAAGCCACCAAGGCGCTGAGCAATTTTATAACCGATGTTGCCAGCATTGATATCCGGGAAAATAAAGGTATTGGCCTGACCAGCAACCTTTGAACCTGGAGCCTTCAAAGAACCGACCTCTTTAGAGAATGCAGCGTCAAACTGGAATTCGCCATCTACATCGAAGTCTGGTTTTGCAGCCAAAATCTTCTCGGTAGCAGAACGCATCTTATCAACGCTTTCTCCCTTTCCAGAACCCTTTGTGCTGTAAGAAAGTACCGCAACCTTTGGATCCATATCAAAGAAACGAGCAGTCTTTGCAGATTCCAGAGCGATCTCAACCAAATCATCATCAGAAGGATCAATATTAATAGCACAGTCTGCCATTACATACATTTCTTCGCTGCCATCGGCCTTTGGACGATTCAGAACGAAGCAGCTGCTCACGATCTTATTGCCGGGCTTTGTTTTAATAAGCTGTAGTGCCGGGCGAACTGTATCTGCAGTAGAGTAAGTAGCACCGCCCAAAAGTGC contains the following coding sequences:
- the pta gene encoding phosphotransacetylase (Evidence 2a : Function from experimental evidences in other organisms; PubMedId : 4201530, 10559153, 10809684, 16283428, 17183215, 17233734, 21453533, 23468065, 25355936; Product type e : enzyme); this translates as MMTESKGSGMLTKLIKNLKENPRRIVFTEGEDHRIQEAASRLKKEGYLTPIMIGDPEKVQAAAKKNGIDISGIEIVDIKTFPKFDEFVAKMVELRKGKMDEAACRAALSKSNYFGTMYVKMGYADALLGGATYSTADTVRPALQLIKTKPGNKIVSSCFVLNRPKADGSEEMYVMADCAINIDPSDDDLVEIALESAKTARFFDMDPKVAVLSYSTKGSGKGESVDKMRSATEKILAAKPDFDVDGEFQFDAAFSKEVGSLKAPGSKVAGQANTFIFPDINAGNIGYKIAQRLGGFEAIGPILQGLNAPINDLSRGCNAEEVYKMAIVTAGMA